In Fragaria vesca subsp. vesca linkage group LG5, FraVesHawaii_1.0, whole genome shotgun sequence, the genomic stretch CCAGATATAGACTAATCCTGAGATGGAAATTTTTGCCTGGATTGAAAGTTGAAACTGATTCAACAATGATATGAATTCTCTGATCATTTTGGTGAGGGGTGGTTTTACTTGATTACTAGTTACAAGTAATGCAATTGAGTGAGATTGTGCTTTTCCGTTCATCTTTTGTGTAAACAATGCAGAGGTCCGTTTTGGCAAGGATCTGCATAACAGTTGCATTATTAAGTAAACAGATTGGAGGAGTATGGAAATCAATCGAGGAAACTCCGAAAGCGATTCTCAAGCAATGAGTTACAACTTGCAATTTACAAGTAACAGTTGTAGCACTATTCTGTCTGGTGTTGTCATAGTTGGGTCAATTCTGTGTAGAGAATCTGATTTTGTTGCCGATACCCTGATAAACGTTGGTCATCTACACTTATTAAGGTTTTTTCCGGGAAGAAATTAAAATGCTTGTATGTTATCATTTATCAACACGATAACGATAATGGAATAATCAACACGATATTTAGCAGTTGAAACACCAACCACCCAAGATGCTCCATCACTCGAAAATAATTTGTACACGGTCGAGAAAAGGTGTTTCAACTTTCATGAAATGGAAATAATGGAGGACAGAGAGAAGGAGACAACGAAAAGTGAAGACTTGGGCTGAAACTGAAACACCACCAAACTCCCTTGGCTCTGGGTGGTGACGATAGGACGAAGGAATCAGCGGCGGCTTGTTTGGTTTCTAGGGTTTGAGAGAAAGAGGGAGTGAAGATGTTGATATATAAAGGCATGTGTGGTTGGGCTTCAACCAGCGGCTTCAACCTGCTTTCACTTATTGTGTTTTTCATTAGGATTGTAACCAAGGATAAACACCAGCCACACTGTTGCGTTATTCAGAAGAATAAACGGTAGAATGGTGGAATCAGAAACTCACAACCATAAATGTAAAATGTAGCAGAAATAAAATGATAAACACCGAGAATTAACGTGGATCAGTAAAGTGCCTATGTCCACGGGGTAACACAACAAAGAACCTCCATTATACGAATAAATGTTACACGAAGAGAAACACCACTTCAAGACTCACACTTGAAGGGATACACTCTCACACACACTTTGTTTTGCTACACACACAAACTCTCGACTTGGAGTTTTCTCTCTATCTCACACTCTTGTATAACACAAGATGAACTCACCGGTACATCAATTGCACCATTGCTCATGTCTTTATATAGGCAAACTTCTTCATGCATTTCCCATGCAAATCCTTCACATCCATGCACAAGGAAGAGAATTCAAACTTCTTCCTTAATTCAAGCTTCAATGTTTGTATGCACCATCAATGCATCTCCATTCCTTTTGTCAAACATTTCAGCCACCCACAAACTTATACATAGGCTCTCTCTTGCATTTCAATATATACACACCACCAACTTTACTATTCATATAGTATCTTGCTTCTTGGTTAATTGAATGGGTCTTGAGGCTTTACCGAAAGGTTTTTCACATGTAGTAAACCATATGACATCCTCCTTCAAATAAGGAGGGAAATTTGACCCATCAGAAAACCAGTCCATATAGTTGAAAGTTTGCACGGCAGGGATGATCTGATGAATTATTTTTATGAGAAGTAGCTTATTATTGTTACAATATATGTAACTAGTGATTTTTGTTTCTCTATATATTCCATGTAGGAACTGAGCTTCAGAGCATTTGATCATGGACTCATACATGGTTAAGCATCGCCATTATGATATCATTTTCTCAGGACTCCCTAATTTTTTTATTTATTAAGCTAACCTTTTGGTAATCACACAACGCATGCGAAGCAATAATTGGAATGTGATCTTTTGCTAGATGCAGTGCCAAGTCCAAAGCAACAACACCAACGCCTACAGAGCAGGTCACAGTGATTGTTGGCTCAGCCTTGCAAACTAAACTAGAATAAACCAAAGGTCTTGGCAAAGGGAGGTTTCGGAACAAAGCCATTCGCTAAATGTTAATATCTCTGATCAATGTTCCATACTATTAACCCAAATCCCCAACATACTCTTAAACAAACTAACCCGGCCTAGACCTGGGCAAGCTTTCTCTTATTACCTCCAGCCCTTTCCAAACTTAATTTCTTTGATGCAGGAATAAGCATTTCCCATACTTTATTTCGTTTGCGCAGGCAGGTTCAAGGGTATCATCGAAGTCTCTCTTTCTTCAACTTCCATTATATCTCCAGATTCTCTGTCGTAAAATAAAATCAGAAATCACATTAAGCAGAACCAAAGATGCTCCAAATTTTATTGAATTCCAAGAGCAAACCAAAAGAGGTGATAAAGCCATAGGTTCCTGAAGGAGAAAGTAACAACCCACCTTTTTTCTTCTTCTTGTTTTATCTGGTTCATGGGGGTAGCAATCCCTTCTTCTTTAGTTGGCACCAAGTTCTTCATTGACTAAATCAGGCAAAAAGAGAAAGAACACTATGATTAAGTGCAGAAGTATAAAATAAAACAACTATTAGCAACAAACCACCGATAACTAGGCTGCTGAGGTTCTGAAAGTCCCCATTAGTACATTCTAACATCTCGTCAAATACACGAATACGAAGAATCTTTTTGAACCACCCGCCAAACAAAAGCAAACAATGTTATATTAACTAACCAAGTAACCATAAAAGGGAGACAAAGAGCACACAATAGAAGAGCAGCAAGTGCTTCAGGAAAGTGCCAACATCAGTCAATTTATCAAAAATTTGTAAACCAAATCTCATCTCATTTGCAGGGGAAAAAAGAGTCAAAGCTTGCTTACCCTGAAACCCTAAACCCTAAAACAACAACAAGAGAAAAGGAGAGATATGTGCATCACCGGTTGGTCCTTATTAGCATCAACAAACATATCTTCCTCCTGTGTCAAAATATATAATAAAGAGAAAAATTACAAGGCTGAAGCAATCAAGTAAGAGAGATGGGGCCTGGTGGTGCTCACCTTTACTTTGTATTGCCCACAAACTTCATCAAAAATTGTATCCCGAAGGGCGGTCTTCACTGTCTCCAAATTATCTAGCCTGTAGGAATTATCGATATACTCGGTCACTTTATCCAGGAAATTCATGATGCCGTTGAAATACGAAATGGAATCCCGAATGTGGGGAATCATCAATTCCAGGATCGCCTCCTCATCCTCTTGTTTCACACTCATTCCTTCCTTCCCGGCCAGATATGACAGAACGTCGATGCATTCTTTTCTAACTGTCGGATCTTTAAAAGGATCTATCTCCTCCTCCTTCGCAACCTTCTCCGTTTTTCCCTCTGCCACATCATCTTCGGAATCGGACGAAGACGAAGATTCCTCTACCTCCTCCGAACCCACATCCGAATATTCATCTCCATCAGACCACTCATCCCCCAAGCCCTGTTTCTTCTTGCCTTGTTTTTTAAAATACTCTTCAGTTTCTCTAACTAAATCGGCATCGATCATATTCCTGGATCTAAGAAGCTCTTCTTTGATCGCATCGCTGATATCGGCGACCATTGACGCCCAATGACATCGCAGGTATTGATTGAGGAAAGACTCGATAACCCGCAAGAGAGGTTCTTCGTCTACGTCGATCTGCACCCCACACAATTTCAGTCGCTCCAGCACGTGTTTGGGCTCCGGATCGTTCATCTCTTTATCTTTTCTTTCTTTCTTCCCCACTCTCTCTTGTATCCCTCCTTTTTATAGTGCCTCCACACCTATTGGTTGGTTTTAGGGTTTCATTAGGGCTCAGGACGATGTCAAAGATTGAGGACAAAACACAATTGAAACACCCATATTTGTGTTTCGAAATAGCAAGGACGATTGCACCTCAAGTTTTTCATGCAACGCACACTGCAGTACACGACGAGAAGACTGATATGGTTAAATATGATCGACTGGTTAGTTTGAAAACTTGTTTCAACGTTTCTTTGGTATTACGGAATTGCCTAGTCCTTGCCAAGTCGAGTTCAGAAGCTCCAACAGATTGTCCAAGTGCTTGTTATACACAGATCAATAAAAACGAGGTTAATCTTTCGGAGAATCTTGCACAGACATGTGAACTTTTATCTTTGATTCCAGTTGGTGGAAGAAAGACCCTTCAAGAATCTAAGCAATCGAGTATCAAGGTAGTCTATCAAAATCAAACTGATTTTGATAGACGCTAACTGGGGGTGAAGTTGTTAAGCTAACTGGCTGCCTTGGCCTTTTTGCTCCTGTTGTTCTCCCTTTGATTACTAGGAATAATCTACACCGAGTTTTCTGAACCACAAATGGGTTGGCTGATGCTTGATTTATCGTGAGCACATCAGCCATTCTGAGCACATCAGCCTTCGTAGTCAGCATGTTCACTCCCAATTACCTTGAAATTTTGTCTCAGATATTTCACGCTTCGCTGAGTACTTTCCTGAGGCATCAGCACCATTTTACTATTTACTGCTGTAAATAACAAATAGTACAAACAGCTAAGTTTTGCTAAGAAACATAACCATGTTAGTGATGTTACAATCTCATCAATCGCACCCACAAGCAACATAAAAATGAGAAACAACTTTTATCTGTAATACAAGCAGATTGAACATAAGACGATCACCAACTTACACGTTTGACTTACCACTGATGAGCAGGAGTATTAAGTATTAAGTATTAACTGAAAAATTTGGAAAATATTTTGCGGCAAGAGGCCCACTATCCCTGGAGATTACCTGTAAATGAAACAACGCATGCAAAGAAATAATTGGAATGATCTTTTGCTAGATGCAGTGCCAAGTCCAATGCAACATCACCAACGCCTACAGCAGAGGTCACAGTGATCCTCGGCTCAGCCTTGCACACTAAACTAGAATAACTAAAGGTCTTGGCATGATTTTCAGGCCAAAATTCTCATGTAATCGAAAAACTACACAGAAAACCGCATAATTTTGCTAAATGTTAATATCTCAGATCAATCTTCCAAACTCTTATAACCCAAATCCCTAACATACACTCTTAAACAAACTAATACCCGGGCTACACCTGGGCAAGCTTTCTCTTGTTACCTCCAGCCCTTTCCAAGCTTTCTTTGATGCAAGAATAAGCATTTCCCATACTTTCTTTAGGTTGCTCTGGCAGGTCCAAGGGGATCATCGAAGTCTCTGTTTCTTGAATTTCCATTATATCTCCAGATTCTCTGTTGTAAAATAAATCAGAAATCAGAAATCATATTAAGCAGAACGAAAGATGCTCCAACTTTTATTGAATTCCAAGAGCAAACCAAAAGAGGTGATATAAAGCCATAAGTTCCTGAAGGAGAAAGTAACAACCCACCTTTTTTCTTCTTCTTGTGTTATCTGGTTCATGGGGGTAGCAATCCCTTCTTCTTTAGTTGGCACCAAGTTCTTCTTTGACTGGATCAGGCAAAAAGAAGAAGCACACTCAGATTAAGTGCACAAGTATAACAAAAACAACCAATAGCTAGACTGCTGAGGTTCTGAAAGACCTCATTTACAAAGCTCGTACATTCTAACATCCCATCAACTACATGAATACGAACAATCTTTTTGAACCACCCGCCAAACAAAAGCAAACAGTGTTATATTAACTAACCATAAAAGGAAGACAAAGAGCACACAATAGAAGAGCAGCAAGTGCTTCAGGAAAGTGCCAACATCAGTCAATTTATCAAAATCTCATCTCATTTGCAGAGGGAGATTGGGAAGAGTCAAAGCTTGCTTAGTTCATAGATTTGCCAATAAATTTAGAGGAAAAGATCAGTGCAAACACTAAGTTACTCGACGATTCGTTTTTATTGGAAAAAATCAAATATGGCTTTAAAACTAACGTCTAATCAAAGAGAATTGAACAAGATATCATTGTTTTAATCATCAGACTAACAACAAATGTGCCTAACAACTCAACAGCCTAAAAACAAGATCAAGTAAAGGAGGGATATATACGTGCATTACCGGTTGGTCCTTATTAGCTGAACAACCATATCCTCCTCCTCCTCATGTGTCAAAATATATAATAAAGAGAGAAAAGTTACAAGATTGAAGCAATCAAGTAAGAGGGTTGGGGCCTGGTGGAGCTCACCTTTACTTTGTATTGCTCGTAACGTTCAACAAAAATTCTATCCCGAAGGGCAGTCTCCACTATCTCCAAATTATCGAGCCTGCTGCACTCATCCATATACTCGATAACTGTATCCAGGAAACCCATGATGCCGCACAAATTCGTAATGGAATCCCGAAGGTGGGGAATCATCGATTCCATGATCGCCTCCTCATCCCCTTGTTTCACACTCGTTCCTTTCTTCCCGGCCAGATATGACAGGACGTCGATGCATTCTTTTCTAACCGTGGGATCTTTAAAATGGTCTATCTCCTCCTCCTTCGCCGCCTCCTCCGTTTTCCCCTCCGAAACATCATCTTCGGAATCAGACGAAGATTCCTCTACCTCCTCCCAACCCACATCCGAATCTTCTGGTTCATCTTCATCAGACCACTCATCCCCCATGCCCTGTTTCTTCTTGCCTTGTTTTTTAAAATACTCGTCAACTTCTCTAACCAAATCGGCATCGATCGTATTCCTGGACCTAACAAGCTCTCGTTTGATCGCACTAGTGATCCCGGGGATCACTGTCCCCCAATAACATGGCAGGTATCGATTGAGGATGGATTCGATAGCCCGTATCACAGATTCTTCGTCGAGCTCGATCATCACCCCACGCAATTTCAGTTCCCCCAGCACCTGTTTTGCCTCCGGATCGTTAGACTCTCTCATCGGTCTGATTGGTTGCTCAGAACAAGAAGAAACTTCAGGTGTGTGTGAGATAATTTAAGAGTATGGCGGCTTCCCAACTAGTGAGCGCGCTTTTCTTGTTTCCTAACACTGAGGTGAATGTTATAAATGCCCCCACGATCGGCACATACCACATCATTTGGTACATGATTTTGGTATATATATTTGGTGTCTCTAGCGTTACTCTATTTTTATGGAAGGAAAACATTACTTTACTTAAAATAAAAGGTGGTAAACAATCTCATATCTTTTCTTGATTGAACAAAATTTTTGGTGTATCTAGCATTTTCCAACCTCAAATAAAGGGTGGTACACCATTACTATAGAAACCAGGCCAGCAATGGATGAAACAGAGAGAAGAAACCGCTGAAGAAAATGGAAGTTGGCAGTTAAAACACAAGGCACATAAGTAAATGTATGTTCTAGTGATCTAGTCCCAAAGAAATCCATGTCAAATGACTGTTTTGAATCCTCTGGAAACTTTAGAGGTTAGAAATCTACCATAGAGAAAACAGAAAGTGAAACAGTTAAAATGTAATATTACATTCCCGGAACGAGGATCCATGTCAACTGATCATTTGAAATTCAACTTCACAAGTCTTGGAACCCCTCGGGAACTTCAGAAATTGCGACGAAAACAAGGTGATAGCAGACTGTGACTTCATCTCTTTGTTTTCACCAAAGCGAAAATGAATAGTCACCTTATTCAAAGATTTGCCATGCTTCACCAAGTACTTTGCCACTTCCACCTCATTTGGACACCCCTTGAAATCCCATAGGCAAACAGTCTTGAGGTGTGAAATCAAAGAAATATGTGCGAACTCCGGTGCATCCCATTCATGTACAAGAACATCCTCATTGTCATCATCACAATAGTTGTACTCCTAGATATGATTTAAAATAAGCAAGTTAAATTGAAATCTTTCTAAACTAGACTGGAATTTTATAAGGATAGTTTCTGGTATGAATGATATAAACTATGAGAGTTAAATTAAAATCTTTCTAAACTATACTGAAATCATTCAAGGGTAGTTCCTAATATACTTACATTGACATGCATGTGTTCCCTTGTTGGCAATATCCTGAGATGTTCCAAATTTGGTGATATCCTGAGCAAAGTTGCCAGTGATTGCAAACATCGACAGGTTTGAAGTTGTAGCTCCAACTTGTTCAAATTCTTAAATGTAGGCATGCAGAAGACGGCGATAACCAATGTCAAGAGCCTACATAAATGATGAAGTAAAGAGGTCAATCAAACAACAGCAAAACTAAAACATTATTTGCCATCATATAGCTAAAATTCTATGGGGAAATTCCAGCACATAGACGATGAAAGCTATTAACCACCACGAGAAAAGTAGCATACTTACTGCAAATATTGGAGCTTTTACTGTCAGGTACTTAGCATCACAGATTCCTGCACAAATCTGGTGTATGCGATCCGCTAGGCCAGGGAAACAATCATGGTCCATAATCTCTTTAAAGAAATCTATCTTGGCTTTGCGTAGACGTTTGACGTTCTTCAAAGAAAAACTCACCATAGCATCAAAGCAGATATCAAACTCTTCAAGATTTGGAGCATCAACATTAATGAAAGTTCGGCACACATAATATACATAGTGATCAGCAGCAGCAATCATATTAACCTTATGGACAGCGAGCTTAATTTGTAGTCTCTTCAGTTTGGGTGCAGATATATTCGGATTAAAAGCTGTTGTGTCTAGTTTTCCATCAATAATCAGCTCTTCAAGCACAGGTAAACATCGAGAAAAGAGTTTCACCATTGAGTCAGAACCAGGATTCAGAACTGCAACATGAAAGAACTTGAGGCTCGGGAAACAGTTTGAACTAGTAGGAGTCATGACCCTAGTATATCTGTGCAGCCATAGCTTCAAACGGACCAATGTGCTGCACATGAAAAGCCTTTTGGGGATCTCAAAATTTGGTTTCCTAGTTATGCCGACAGCAAGATCAAGTTCCACAACATTACGCCTAATGGCAGTGGCAATCCAAGCATAAATACGAGAAACATCATCCATCCTTCCAACTACAAGGCGGAATCTTTGAATGTCTCCAGGGCAGCGAAACAAAAGCACACGATTCACATACTGTGCAAACCAATCAGGGACATGTCTTATTAGTTGTGAGCCTTTTGGCAAGGCACGACGTTTAAAGTCTATGTGAAATTCTTCTTCATCCAAATCTAGAATGGGAACAGAAGTCCACACATTTGTCCATCTATGAGATAAAACACTAGTCTTCACAGCCTCTCTGGTGAAAAGGAAGGAGAGAATGTGGCAAAGAATTTCATCTGGCAACCCACTGATCCTATCCTCATGGTTTGAGCATGGTTTGAGACGCTTTGAGTTTGAGCATGATTTGAGACGCTTTGAGTTTGAAGCCATTTATGATGTGAAACCTTAAACTGGAAGAAAATAAAACATGGGCACTAGTAAATACCCAATTGCCAACATTAAACTGGAGAACTGAAGATTAAAATATGGATCAAGGAATTATTTATCTACTGTAAAGAACTCAACTTTTGTTTGTTTTGATTGAAGAAAAAAGCTCAAATATATGTTCTGAATCAGAGGGAATGAACTAGAAGAGAACAGGTTAAGCAAATACCTGAAATGGGACTGAGTGCGAATGTGCAATTCACGTTCCTGCTGTGTGTTTGGCGGCTGAGGAACAGAAAGGAAGAAGAAACTAGGTCTCAATACCAAGAACTAAAATATCGACCATTACGGAAATATCGTTGGTTCAGAGAAAAAAAATCTCGATAGATATATTAATTGAAATTTTACTAAAATATATATAAAAATTGTATATTCGATAAAAATAAATTAAATATATAATATCAGAAAGACATAAAAATTAATATCGGTACTTATAAAAAACGAAAATTTCAAAAAAATATCGAGATCATAACGGATATTTTAGTCATTCCTCGATGATATAATGAAATATCGGTGTGAGAACCGTTTTCAAGAAAAAGAAAAAAGTAAGGTAAGGAGACTTGGTTAGACGGGGCCTACACAGCGAGGTTGGTCAACCTTAAAAAAAGAGCTTGTTGTACTTATCTAACTTGACCATTCCAACCTATGATTTACAAAATTATCAGCAGCACATCTCATGTTTCCACGTTGAAACTTATTTGCAGTCTGTTTAGTTTAGGTGCGCACAGATAGATTCAAAAACAGAATCATCCCCCGAGAGTTCGATCCCTGCTCGAGTAAAACTTTGATAGAAATAACACATTGGTCTTTTAAGGAGCAACACCAACACTGCCGATGATAAGGAGGTAATGCATGCACTCGATTCAAAATCCAGGCCAGTCATTGCTTAGAAGAGGAGAAGAAACCATTAAAGAAAACAGAAGATAATAAAAACCGAGGTTGACATTAACAAACTCATGTTCTGTTCCGAAAGAAATATACAAGTCAAAATGATGGCTTGAACTGTTGAACCCCTCCGGATCTTGGGAGTTAAAATTGATCATCAAGAAGACAGAATTCTCAAGAGTTTCATCTGCAAATGTGCAGAGTTTCATCTGGTCAAATGATTATCCGAAATTCAATCTTACATGTCTTGGAACCCCTTGGAAACTTTGAAAATTTCGACCATAAGGCAGCGAGAGACTGTGACTTCATCTCTTTGTTTTCACTGAAGGGAGTATGAATAGTCACATTATTCAAAGCCTTGCCATGCTTCACCAAGTACTTTGCCACTTCCATGTCATCTGGACACCCCTGAAAATCCCATAGGCAAATAGTCTTGAGGTGTAAAATCAAACAAACAGGCACGGTCTCTGGTGCATTCCATCCTTGTTCAAGCTCATCCTCATTGTCATCACCACAATAGTTGTTCTCCTAGAAATGATTTAAAATGAACCAGTAAAAATGAAATCTTTCTAAATTATACAGATCATGTAAAGGGTAGTTCTGGATATACTTACACCGGAATACAGTTCCCATTTTTGTGATATCTTGAGATGTTCCAAATGTGGTGATATCATGAGCACAGTTGCCAGTGATTGCAAACATTGACAAGTATGAAGCTCTAGCTCCAAGTAGTTCAAGTTATTAAATGTAGGCAGAAGATGTTGATGTCCATTGCCAAGGGCCTATAGATAAAATGAAGTGAATAGGTCAATCAACGAACAGCAAAAATAAACAATTCCTTGTCATCATTTAGATTCAATAGAGAAATTCCAGCACATAAACAAAAAGGCTGTCAACCACTGTGTGAACAAGTAGCATACTTACCGCCAAAAGTGGAGCTCTAACTGTCAGGTACTTAGCATCACAGATTCCTGCTAAAATCTGGCGTATGCGATCCGCTAGGCCAGGGAAACAATCATGGTCCTTAAGCTCTTGCACATAAAAGAATTCTATATTCGCTTTGTGTAGACATTTGGCGTTCTTCAAAGAAAAGCTCACCAGAGCATCAAAGCAGATATCTACCTCTTCAAGATTTGGAGCATCAACATTAACGAAAATTTGGCATACAAAGTCATTAGCAGCAAAATCCATAACAAACTTACGGACCTTTAGCTGAATTTGTAGTCTCTTCAGTTTGGGTGCAGATATGTCAAGATTGAAAGCTGTTGCGTATTGAAGCTTTCCATCTATAATCAGCTCTTCAAGCACAGGTAAACATCGAGAAAAGAGCTTCTCCATTGAGTCAGAATCAGGAAATCGTACTGTAACATGAAGGAACTTGAGGCTCGGGAAACAATTTGAACTAGTAGGAGTCATGACCTTAATATCTCCACGTAGCCACAACTTGAAACGGACCAATGTGCTGCACATGAAAATGCTTTTGGGGATCTCAAAATGTGGCTCTGAAGGTGTGCCGACACTAAGATCAAGCTCCACAACATTACGCCTAATGGCAGTGGCAATCCAAGCATAAATATGAGAAATGTCATGCGTCTTTTTAGCTACAAGGCGGAATCTATGAATGTCTCCCGAGCAACGAAGCAAAAGCACTCGATTCACAAACTGTGAAAACCAATCCGGGTCATATTCTGGTATTAAGTCTTTTGAGAAGTTACGACCTACATAGCCAAACATACGATATAGATAGATACGATATAGATAGTCTAGCTGATATTGTTCTTCATCCACATCTACAATGGGAACAGAAGCCCACACATTGTTCCATCTATGAGATAAAACACTGGTCTTTACAGCCTCTCTGGTTGAAAGGAAGGAAAGAATGTGGCAAAGAACTGCATCTGGCATCCCACTGATCCTATCCTCATTGTCTGAGCATAATTTGAGACGGTTTGAGTATGAAGCCATTTTACGACGCTTTGAGTTTGAAGCCATTTTATGACCTGAAACGCTTTGAGTTTGCACTGGTAAGTACCCAATTGCAACTATCTCACCCCAAAATATGATTTAACAGATATTCCATACAAAATAAATCAGGGAATTGTTTCTCTATTGTAAAGAACTCAACTTTTTTGTTTGAATGAAGAAATAAGCTCAAATATCTTATCTGAAACAGAGGGGAATGAACTTGAAGAGAACAGATTAAGCAAATACCTGAAATGGGTGGACCGGATTCTCGTTTCTGCTGTGTTTGGCGGCTGAGAAACTAGGTCTGGAAACTTAGTAAGCTTTGGAAGTGAGACTGGGAGTGCGAATGAGAGCTCCGTCGTATCAAAAGTCAGGTAATGAAACAAACGACATGTCGCATTACTTGAAGACACTTGTAAAATAAAGAAAGAAACTTTCTGCTTCATTTGGTGATGGTGATGTACTCAGTTTATTCATTTCTGCTCATTGAAAGCAAATCTTCTAAAATTTGGGAGCTTTAAATGGGCACTCCCGAATGATCATATTGAGTTATATTAGTGGAAAGTTTGCTGATAATTCATACAAATAGTTTGAGATTTTGTGGAAAGGAAAGAACTTGAAATGAGGTACAAGTTTCTTGAGAGAAAGGCGCTGTACGATACAAATTATGAAAGGATAAAAAATCGGGGTCATCTGCTAATACTATTGAACAGTCTTAGCCGTCTATTTCGTCGATGAGGATTTCAGCAAAGGTAATGGCTTTTGATCCGATGTCAGCTTCCTGTTCACATAATCCAAGTACCCCTGCAAAAGGAGAGAAGATTGATTTAGTATACACCAGTAATTAGACTCTACAATGTTCCTCAAATGTTGTACTCGAAGCAACCAAAAACATTAGATTTTTGTTTTGTTCTCCATTGTGATGGGGTACAAGCCAACACCTCTAGATGAATTCCATGTCACAGAAGAGAACTTCCAAGTTCCAACACTACCTGGAGTATACCGACAGCAGAAAACTTGTCAGCAATTGTCTTCGCATGACCCGGATGGATATTCAAAGGCTTCAGCAGTAATTCAATATTCTGTGTTCAGAAGATTAAAAGTTGAGAGACTCTCTTAAAGTAACAATCACGCATACAAGTTAGTACCAGTGCCATACTGCTAAACTAATACCCCATCAGGACGCGATTACATGTTTGCTACGAATATGTCAGAATGTTCACCATTACTCAGACTGCAAAAACATTTTGCAAGCTAAATGCACCAACCTGTGAAGTATAGCACTCATCCCAATACGTATACTTCATGCCTTCAAGTTTTTCCGTCTTGCAGAGATCATCAATCAGACGTTTTACTTGGAAAACCTAACACATACCACAAGCAAAATCATGAAACAGAGAGAAAACGAGCGTCTCCATATAGACAACTCATGTCAAAAAAACAATGCACTACCCCAGGATTCTTTCTCAGCGTGTCGAGAGGGCAGCCAACAAT encodes the following:
- the LOC101308184 gene encoding uncharacterized protein LOC101308184, which codes for MRESNDPEAKQVLGELKLRGVMIELDEESVIRAIESILNRYLPCYWGTVIPGITSAIKRELVRSRNTIDADLVREVDEYFKKQGKKKQGMGDEWSDEDEPEDSDVGWEEVEESSSDSEDDVSEGKTEEAAKEEEIDHFKDPTVRKECIDVLSYLAGKKGTSVKQGDEEAIMESMIPHLRDSITNLCGIMGFLDTVIEYMDECSRLDNLEIVETALRDRIFVERYEQYKVKSKKNLVPTKEEGIATPMNQITQEEEKRESGDIMEIQETETSMIPLDLPEQPKESMGNAYSCIKESLERAGGNKRKLAQV
- the LOC101302354 gene encoding uncharacterized protein LOC101302354: MHVNEYNYCDDDNEDVLVHEWDAPEFAHISLISHLKTVCLWDFKGCPNEVEVAKYLVKHGKSLNKVTIHFRFGENKEMKSQSAITLFSSQFLKFPRGSKTCEVEFQMIS
- the LOC101302649 gene encoding uncharacterized protein LOC101302649, which encodes MIAAADHYVYYVCRTFINVDAPNLEEFDICFDAMVSFSLKNVKRLRKAKIDFFKEIMDHDCFPGLADRIHQICAGICDAKYLTVKAPIFAALDIGYRRLLHAYI
- the LOC101308471 gene encoding F-box/LRR-repeat protein At3g03030-like → MASNSKRLKSCSNSKRLKPCSNHEDRISGLPDEILCHILSFLFTREAVKTSVLSHRWTNVWTSVPILDLDEEEFHIDFKRRALPKGSQLIRHVPDWFAQYVNRVLLFRCPGDIQRFRLVVGRMDDVSRIYAWIATAIRRNVVELDLAVGITRKPNFEIPKRLFMCSTLF
- the LOC101302935 gene encoding F-box/LRR-repeat protein At4g14096-like; the encoded protein is MASNSKRRKMASYSNRLKLCSDNEDRISGMPDAVLCHILSFLSTREAVKTSVLSHRWNNVWASVPIVDVDEEQYQLDYLYRIYLYRMFGYVGRNFSKDLIPEYDPDWFSQFVNRVLLLRCSGDIHRFRLVAKKTHDISHIYAWIATAIRRNVVELDLSVGTPSEPHFEIPKSIFMCSTLVRFKLWLRGDIKVMTPTSSNCFPSLKFLHVTVRFPDSDSMEKLFSRCLPVLEELIIDGKLQYATAFNLDISAPKLKRLQIQLKVRKFVMDFAANDFVCQIFVNVDAPNLEEVDICFDALVSFSLKNAKCLHKANIEFFYVQELKDHDCFPGLADRIRQILAGICDAKYLTVRAPLLAALGNGHQHLLPTFNNLNYLELELHTCQCLQSLATVLMISPHLEHLKISQKWELYSGENNYCGDDNEDELEQGWNAPETVPVCLILHLKTICLWDFQGCPDDMEVAKYLVKHGKALNNVTIHTPFSENKEMKSQSLAALWSKFSKFPRGSKTCKIEFRIII
- the LOC101303221 gene encoding putative Holliday junction resolvase-like, whose translation is MKYVRPWNLFLDLQKAKAAGGGGRLLGLDVGDKYVGLAVSDCHNKIALPLSVLLRKKSTLGLMAEDFQNLALEFSLVGFIVGCPLDTLRKNPGVFQVKRLIDDLCKTEKLEGMKYTYWDECYTSQNIELLLKPLNIHPGHAKTIADKFSAVGILQGYLDYVNRKLTSDQKPLPLLKSSSTK